In Candidatus Neomarinimicrobiota bacterium, a single window of DNA contains:
- a CDS encoding cbb3-type cytochrome c oxidase subunit I, producing MNAHDDHPELKFWQKYIFSQDHKIIGLQYGITALIFLLIGLSMMLIMRWQLAYPEQAIPLIGGLLGSTNAPEGVIAPEFYNQLGAMHGTIMVFLGIVPLAVGAFGNYIVPLQIGAPDMAFPKINMASYWAYFLGGVTMLSSFFVPGGAANSGWTSYPPLADIATMGQTMWLFGMVFLITSSLLGAINFITTIVQLRTKGLTWMRLPFFVWAQLVTSFLLLLAFPPLEAASILQLMDRLVGTSFFLPTGLVVSGEILEVSGGGSPILWQHLFWFLAHPEVYVLILPAMGMVAEVIATNIRKPLWGYRAMVYATIFLGFMSFIVWAHHMFLTGMGTAISGFFQTTTMIISIPSVIILTALFLSLWGGSIRFPTPMLFALAFLPMFGLGGLTGLPLGLAPTDIHLHDTYYVIGHFHYVVAPGTIFALFAGIYHWFPKVTGRRMSERLGKIHFWGSLVTINGIFFPMFAQGLAGVSRRLWDGGITYEFANQSGVLWTNELISISAWLLLLFQLPFIYNLLTSIRRGEQVDDNPWKSTTLEWATPSPPPHGNFPHPPEVFRPAYEHSVPGQKEDFLPQYLPAGD from the coding sequence GTGAACGCGCATGATGATCATCCCGAACTGAAGTTCTGGCAAAAGTACATCTTCTCCCAGGATCACAAGATCATTGGACTCCAGTATGGTATCACCGCCCTCATATTCCTGCTGATTGGCCTCTCGATGATGCTCATCATGCGCTGGCAGTTGGCTTATCCCGAGCAGGCGATCCCACTGATCGGCGGTTTGCTGGGCAGTACCAATGCACCGGAGGGCGTCATTGCGCCCGAATTCTACAACCAGTTGGGCGCCATGCACGGCACCATCATGGTCTTCCTGGGTATCGTACCGCTGGCCGTGGGCGCCTTCGGCAATTATATCGTCCCCCTGCAGATCGGCGCCCCCGATATGGCCTTCCCGAAAATCAATATGGCCAGCTACTGGGCCTATTTCCTGGGCGGCGTCACCATGCTCTCCAGCTTCTTTGTCCCCGGCGGAGCCGCCAACTCCGGTTGGACCTCCTACCCGCCCCTGGCCGATATCGCTACCATGGGCCAGACCATGTGGCTGTTCGGCATGGTCTTCCTGATCACCTCGTCCCTCCTCGGTGCCATCAACTTCATTACCACCATCGTGCAGCTGCGCACCAAGGGCCTCACCTGGATGCGGTTGCCCTTCTTTGTATGGGCCCAGCTGGTGACGTCTTTCCTCCTGCTGCTGGCCTTCCCGCCCCTGGAAGCGGCGAGCATCCTGCAGCTCATGGACCGCCTGGTGGGCACCAGCTTCTTTCTCCCCACCGGGCTCGTGGTGAGTGGTGAGATCCTGGAAGTGTCCGGCGGCGGCAGTCCCATCTTGTGGCAGCACCTGTTCTGGTTCCTGGCCCACCCGGAAGTGTACGTCCTCATTCTACCGGCCATGGGCATGGTGGCGGAGGTGATCGCCACCAATATCCGCAAGCCGTTGTGGGGCTATCGGGCCATGGTCTACGCCACAATTTTCCTCGGCTTCATGTCCTTCATCGTCTGGGCCCACCACATGTTCCTCACCGGCATGGGCACCGCCATCAGCGGCTTTTTCCAGACCACCACCATGATCATTTCCATACCCTCGGTGATTATCTTGACGGCGTTGTTCCTCTCCCTGTGGGGCGGCTCCATCCGCTTTCCCACCCCCATGCTGTTTGCCCTGGCCTTTCTCCCCATGTTCGGACTCGGGGGACTCACCGGCCTGCCCCTGGGGCTGGCGCCCACCGATATCCACCTCCACGACACCTACTATGTCATCGGCCACTTTCACTACGTGGTGGCCCCGGGCACCATATTCGCCCTGTTCGCCGGGATTTATCACTGGTTTCCCAAGGTGACGGGACGGCGCATGAGCGAAAGGCTCGGAAAAATCCATTTCTGGGGCTCTCTGGTGACCATCAACGGCATCTTTTTCCCCATGTTCGCCCAGGGTTTGGCCGGGGTATCGCGGCGCTTGTGGGACGGCGGCATCACGTACGAGTTTGCTAATCAGAGCGGCGTCTTGTGGACCAACGAACTGATCTCCATTTCCGCCTGGCTCCTGCTGCTGTTCCAGCTTCCGTTTATCTACAACCTGCTCACCAGCATCCGGCGGGGCGAGCAGGTGGACGACAATCCGTGGAAGTCAACGACCCTGGAGTGGGCCACGCCTTCGCCGCCGCCCCACGGCAATTTTCCCCATCCGCCGGAAGTATTCCGCCCGGCCTATGAGCACAGCGTGCCCGGGCAGAAGGAGGATTTTCTGCCCCAGTACTTGCCTGCGGGGGATTAG
- a CDS encoding COX15/CtaA family protein: protein MALSQPSQRPLQAYNRPLHQFAIFTGAATLALIFIGGLVTSTGSGLAVPDWPTTYGRFMFAFPLADMVGGILYEHGHRMVASLVGLLVVVLALWLWRSEQRPWVRSLGWVALGAVVLQGTLGGVTVLLLLPTPVSVLHATLAQTFFLMVIALAYATSREFVTPDDSASLPAGMPILRLWITVTTAVIFLQLILGAVMRHTASGLAFLDFPLTGGRLVPSLAAPAIAALNEQRAALQMSSVTVGQLAIHLAHRLGALAVTLTLVVTAVKTWRLGGLPRGLNAMAWTLLVLLGAQIALGAATVLSLKQPFVTTAHVATGAALLGLSFLFTLRLYRYCPPWPAQETPPALAPIAANLQGRAA from the coding sequence ATGGCCTTAAGCCAACCTTCCCAGCGGCCGCTGCAGGCCTACAACCGCCCGCTCCACCAGTTCGCCATCTTCACGGGTGCTGCTACGCTGGCGTTGATCTTCATCGGCGGCTTGGTCACCAGCACGGGCTCGGGCCTCGCCGTGCCTGACTGGCCCACCACCTATGGCCGGTTCATGTTCGCCTTTCCGCTAGCCGACATGGTGGGCGGCATACTCTACGAGCACGGCCATCGCATGGTCGCCAGCCTGGTGGGCCTGCTGGTGGTGGTTTTGGCCCTGTGGCTGTGGCGCTCGGAGCAGCGACCCTGGGTGCGCAGCTTGGGCTGGGTGGCCCTGGGCGCCGTCGTGCTGCAGGGCACGCTGGGCGGCGTCACCGTCCTGCTGCTCCTGCCCACGCCAGTGTCCGTCTTGCACGCCACCCTGGCCCAGACATTTTTCCTCATGGTCATCGCCCTGGCCTATGCCACCTCCAGGGAGTTCGTCACCCCGGATGATTCCGCGTCGCTCCCCGCCGGGATGCCCATACTCAGGCTGTGGATCACCGTGACGACGGCGGTAATCTTCCTGCAATTGATCCTGGGCGCCGTCATGCGTCACACCGCTTCCGGCCTCGCTTTCCTCGACTTCCCCCTCACCGGCGGCCGGCTCGTGCCCTCCCTTGCTGCACCGGCCATTGCGGCGCTCAACGAGCAACGTGCTGCCCTGCAAATGTCGTCCGTTACAGTCGGGCAACTGGCCATCCACCTTGCCCATCGCCTGGGCGCCCTGGCCGTGACTCTGACCCTGGTTGTTACCGCCGTCAAAACCTGGCGGCTGGGTGGCCTGCCGCGCGGGCTTAACGCCATGGCCTGGACGCTGCTGGTCCTGCTCGGGGCTCAGATTGCCCTGGGGGCGGCCACCGTCCTCAGCCTGAAGCAACCCTTCGTAACCACCGCCCATGTTGCCACGGGTGCCGCCCTGCTCGGCCTTAGTTTCCTGTTCACCCTGCGGCTCTACCGCTACTGCCCGCCGTGGCCGGCACAGGAGACACCACCGGCGCTGGCCCCCATCGCCGCCAACCTGCAGGGCAGAGCCGCTTGA
- a CDS encoding c-type cytochrome produces SLLATAEGDLLGANMNFFGTQAKLGAVRYQLELAQSQGENSRAEQEAFDKLTALTQTYKEKAEHWQMEAERYQDELSDLRLGVKATEDELTTLLHDVRILERNLSMIDPEKMSRANRVARVVRDLPVLDFLAPSIKIKQIVVKDIRDNVNFAHVPKVDRCTSCHLSIDKRGFEDAEQPFTTHPNLELYLTSSSPHPVDEFGCTSCHNGRGRGTSFSSAGHMPADKQQAEAWQAAYGWEELHYWDQKMYPARYSEAGCLKCHAGEPTIKGADKATLGLTLIEKAACFGCHQLERYADWKRRGPNLANIADKLDRDFAFKWIRNPRSFRHNAWMPTFFGQTNSSDPKSVRRTTTEIHAIVNYLFSNSTPATFAASVRPGNAARGEQLVASLGCLGCHVVEPDPVIVETTLDRMYQRQGPNLIGLGTKVSARWLVNWLKDPTFYNPHSRMPDLRLSDREAADIATYLRSMRNPGFERMEVPSLNGEELSGIAFSWLSKQNTEEVARKQVAAMSLDERLNFVGRRSILHYGCFSCHNIPGFEDAKPIGTPLTFEGSKPVHNLDFGSVHEIPHTNYSWFEAKLANPRLFDRDKVKPYDEKLRMPNFYFTPTEVEALVTALMGLVDVDIGVSKLADQDVAARMIQKGRMIIKNYNCQGCHIIDGQGGQIASSIGDPALSPPNLNTEGAKVKPGWLFEFLNRPSTIRPNLTVRMPTFNLTDEQWNDVIDSFQYADGAPQTFADDLTVSTRSDNYRAGEFMASKEIGDCGKCHLMAGQEPTAARGDWAPDLALTKHRLRPAWVVRWLRDPQAIVAGTRMPQPYLLTKDDVSFDGAEEFFPRALIRMAGDDEALLAALRDYVYTIGD; encoded by the coding sequence AATCGCTCCTGGCAACGGCCGAGGGCGATCTCCTTGGCGCCAACATGAACTTCTTCGGGACGCAGGCCAAACTGGGGGCGGTCCGCTACCAGCTGGAACTGGCCCAGTCCCAGGGAGAAAATTCACGCGCTGAACAGGAGGCGTTCGATAAGCTGACCGCCCTGACCCAGACCTATAAGGAAAAGGCCGAGCACTGGCAGATGGAGGCGGAGCGATACCAGGACGAGCTATCCGACCTGAGGCTGGGCGTGAAAGCTACGGAAGACGAGCTGACCACGCTGCTGCATGACGTGCGTATCCTCGAACGCAACCTCAGCATGATCGACCCGGAAAAAATGAGCCGGGCTAACCGGGTGGCCAGGGTCGTCCGCGACCTACCCGTGCTCGATTTCCTGGCCCCTTCCATCAAGATCAAACAGATCGTCGTCAAGGACATCCGCGACAACGTGAATTTCGCCCATGTGCCCAAGGTAGACCGCTGCACCAGCTGCCACCTCAGCATTGACAAGCGCGGCTTCGAAGACGCTGAACAGCCCTTTACCACCCACCCCAATTTGGAACTCTATCTTACCTCCTCCTCGCCCCACCCCGTGGACGAGTTTGGCTGCACCAGCTGCCACAATGGCCGTGGTCGGGGCACCTCCTTTTCCAGTGCCGGCCACATGCCTGCGGACAAGCAGCAGGCGGAAGCGTGGCAGGCGGCCTACGGCTGGGAGGAACTGCACTACTGGGATCAGAAAATGTACCCCGCCAGGTACAGCGAAGCCGGGTGCCTGAAGTGCCACGCTGGCGAACCCACCATCAAGGGGGCCGACAAGGCCACGCTGGGACTGACCCTCATTGAGAAAGCGGCCTGTTTCGGCTGCCATCAGCTCGAGCGCTACGCCGACTGGAAACGGCGGGGGCCCAACCTGGCCAACATTGCCGACAAGCTCGACCGGGATTTTGCCTTCAAGTGGATTCGCAATCCCCGCAGCTTTCGGCACAATGCCTGGATGCCCACGTTTTTCGGCCAGACGAACAGCTCCGATCCAAAGTCTGTCCGCAGGACCACGACCGAAATTCACGCCATCGTCAACTACCTGTTCAGCAACTCGACGCCGGCCACCTTTGCCGCGTCTGTGCGCCCAGGCAACGCTGCCCGGGGTGAGCAGCTGGTGGCGTCGCTGGGCTGCCTGGGCTGTCATGTCGTGGAGCCCGACCCGGTCATTGTGGAGACCACCCTGGACCGCATGTACCAGCGCCAGGGACCCAATCTCATCGGCCTGGGGACCAAGGTCTCCGCCCGCTGGCTCGTCAACTGGCTCAAGGACCCCACTTTCTACAACCCCCATTCGCGGATGCCCGATCTGCGGCTCAGTGACCGGGAAGCCGCCGATATCGCGACTTACCTGCGGTCCATGCGCAATCCGGGGTTCGAGCGCATGGAGGTCCCCTCCCTGAACGGGGAGGAACTGTCGGGGATTGCCTTCTCCTGGCTGTCCAAGCAGAACACCGAGGAGGTCGCCCGTAAGCAGGTGGCCGCCATGTCGCTCGACGAGCGCCTGAATTTTGTCGGCCGCCGCAGCATCCTGCATTATGGTTGCTTCAGTTGCCACAACATCCCCGGCTTTGAAGATGCCAAGCCCATTGGCACGCCCCTCACTTTCGAGGGCAGCAAACCGGTGCACAACCTGGACTTCGGCTCCGTACACGAGATTCCCCACACCAACTATAGCTGGTTCGAGGCCAAGCTGGCCAATCCCCGGCTTTTCGACCGGGACAAGGTGAAGCCCTACGATGAAAAACTGCGCATGCCCAACTTCTATTTTACCCCGACGGAAGTGGAGGCGCTGGTCACGGCCCTGATGGGGCTGGTGGATGTGGACATCGGGGTGAGCAAATTGGCCGATCAGGATGTCGCCGCACGCATGATTCAGAAGGGCCGCATGATCATCAAGAATTACAACTGCCAGGGCTGCCACATCATCGACGGCCAGGGCGGCCAGATCGCGTCCAGCATCGGCGATCCCGCCCTGTCGCCCCCCAACCTCAACACCGAAGGCGCCAAGGTCAAGCCCGGCTGGCTGTTTGAATTCCTGAACCGGCCCTCAACGATCCGGCCCAACTTGACCGTCCGCATGCCCACCTTTAACCTGACGGATGAGCAGTGGAACGACGTCATCGATTCGTTCCAGTATGCTGACGGCGCCCCCCAAACCTTCGCTGACGATCTCACCGTCTCCACCCGCTCTGACAACTACCGGGCGGGCGAATTTATGGCCTCCAAGGAGATCGGCGACTGCGGCAAGTGCCACCTGATGGCGGGCCAGGAGCCAACCGCTGCCCGGGGAGACTGGGCGCCCGATCTGGCGCTCACCAAGCATCGGCTGCGGCCCGCTTGGGTCGTGCGCTGGCTCCGGGACCCCCAGGCCATTGTGGCCGGCACACGGATGCCCCAGCCCTACCTGCTGACCAAAGACGACGTCAGTTTCGATGGCGCCGAAGAGTTTTTCCCCCGGGCCCTGATTCGGATGGCCGGCGACGACGAGGCCTTGCTTGCCGCGCTCCGTGACTACGTCTATACCATCGGCGATTAG
- the cyoE gene encoding protoheme IX farnesyltransferase: MVLVSTSLGFYLGFRTTGMGWDGGQFLRLLLGAALTAGGVGSLNEYWERHSDGLMRRTRTRPLPSGRLTAAEALRFGLAISLLGLVILSLTVHPLTGLLAGITLLTYVGIYTPLKKRTAWNTLIGAVPGALPPLGGWVAASGSVAPGAWALFAILFAWQIPHFMAIATIYRADYARAGMRMLPTVDPSGRRTALTIVTFCVLLLLGSLAPTYLGITGWLYLSGAGLLGSILLAFGFLAARRLGNHDARRLLFASIIYLPALLALMVVDIELFP; this comes from the coding sequence ATGGTGCTGGTATCCACGTCGTTGGGCTTTTACCTCGGCTTCCGCACCACCGGCATGGGCTGGGATGGAGGCCAGTTCCTGCGCCTGCTGCTGGGCGCGGCCCTCACCGCCGGAGGTGTGGGCAGCTTGAACGAGTATTGGGAGCGCCACTCCGATGGCCTCATGCGGCGGACCCGCACCCGGCCACTCCCGTCCGGTCGGCTGACTGCGGCGGAAGCCCTCCGCTTCGGACTCGCAATTTCCCTGCTGGGCCTGGTCATCCTCAGTCTCACCGTCCATCCGCTCACCGGGCTGCTCGCGGGCATCACCCTGCTGACTTACGTGGGTATCTACACGCCCCTGAAAAAGCGCACTGCCTGGAACACCTTGATCGGAGCCGTGCCCGGCGCCCTGCCACCCCTGGGCGGCTGGGTGGCGGCCAGTGGTTCGGTGGCCCCCGGCGCCTGGGCGCTCTTTGCCATCCTGTTTGCCTGGCAGATACCCCATTTTATGGCCATTGCCACGATCTATCGGGCCGATTATGCCCGCGCCGGAATGCGGATGCTGCCCACCGTGGACCCCTCGGGCCGACGGACAGCCCTCACCATCGTCACCTTTTGCGTGCTGCTGCTTCTGGGCAGCCTGGCCCCCACCTATCTCGGCATCACCGGCTGGCTATACCTGTCAGGGGCAGGCCTGCTGGGCAGCATCCTGCTGGCCTTTGGTTTCTTGGCCGCCCGGCGTCTGGGAAATCATGATGCACGGCGGCTGTTGTTTGCCTCTATCATCTACCTGCCCGCCCTGCTGGCCCTGATGGTTGTGGATATTGAACTGTTCCCGTAA